The Planctomycetota bacterium nucleotide sequence CTCGACGTCGACGCGCTCGCCCGCGCTCCGCAGGAGTGCACCGGCACGGGCCACGAGGTCCATCGCCACGTTGACCGCCAGGCTCATGCTCGGGGCCTGAAGGACGGCGATGCGCCGCGAGGCAGCCATGATCGCGGCCTGGTCGGCCGGCTCGAGGCCGGTCGTCGCGACCACCAGCGGAATACCCCGCTCGGCGCTGTGCGCCGCGATCGCGGCGACCGCCCCGGGAAGCGAGAAGTCGATCACGACATCGGCGTCGCCGGACCACGAGTCGCTGACGGCCACGCCGAGGGCCGGCACGCCGGCGAGCGTTCCGGCGTCGTCCCCCGTCCGCGGATGCCCCGCGGCTTCGAGGGCCCCGACGATCCTCCAGGCGGACGGCTCTCCGGCCGCGCAGGCGACGATCCGCCGCCCCATCCGGCCGGCGGCGCCGTGGACCACGAGGCGGCGTGGAACGGGGGACGAAGAGGAACCGGCCTGCGGGGCGCGTGCGTCGGTCATCGGGTGGTTCAGCCGTAGAGGTCGATCGCCTGGACGATCTCGTCGATCCGATTGCCCACGCTCACCGACCGGTTGGCGAAGCTGGCCCGGCTGACGCCGCGGCTGCCGAGCGTGTCGTTGAACAGTTTCTGGTCGGTGGTGTGGTAGGCGACCGTGGCCGTCGGGTCCTTGAGCTGGTGGCCGGTGAGGATGCAGACCACGCGCTCGTCGCGGCCGATCACCCCCTCCGCGACGAGTTGCCGGGCCCCGGCGACGCTGGCAGCGCTGGCCGGCTCGCAGCCGAAGCCCCCGGCGCCGACCTGCGCCTTGGCGTCGAGAATCTCCTGTTCGCTCACCTGACGGACGACGCCGTCGCAGGTCTCGAGCGCCCGGAGGCACTTGTTGAGGTTGACGGGGCGGTTGATCTCGATCGCGCTGGCGATGGTGTCGGCGCGCTTCTTGTCGCGGTCGAGCTCGTCGTAGTAGTGGCAGGCGGGGGCGAGGTCGGCACGCCCCCCGAGCCAGCGCAGCCCGCGCCGCTCGTAGAGCTCGTAGAGCGTATTGGCGCCGGCGGCGTTGATCACCGCCAGCCGCGGGATCCGGTCGATGAGGCCGAGGGCGTGCAGCTCGGCGAACGCCTTGCCGAAGGCGCTGGAGTTGCCGAGGTTGCCCCCGGGCACGACGATCCACTCCGGCACGTCCCAGCCGAGCGACTCGAGGACGCGGAACATGATCGTCTTCTGGCCCTCGAGCCGGAACGGGTTGACGCTGTTGACCAGGTAGATCCCCAGCTTCCCCGCCACCTCCTTGACGCGTGCCATGGCGTCGTCGAAGTCGCCGGCGATCTGGATCGTCAGCGCGCCGTAGTCGAGCGCCTGCGAGAGCTTGCCGTAGGAGATCTTCCCCGAGCCGATGAAGATGATCCCGCGCATCAGCCGGGTCACGGCGCAATACAGCGCCAGCGACGCGCTGGTGTTGCCGGTCGAGGCACAGGCGGCGCGGCGGGCGCCGATCAGCCGGGCATGGGAAAAGGCCGCCGCCATGCCGTTGTCCTTGAACGACCCCGACGGATTGAGGCCCTCGTACTGCAGATGGAGGCGGCCGGGCCGGAGCCCGACGAACGCCCCGACCGGGTCGGACACCGAAAGCAGCGTCTGGCCCTCGCCGACCGTGACCAGCGTTTCGCGCGGGGCGAACGGCAGCAGTTCGTGAAACCGCCACACGCCGCTCACCGCCAGTGGGTCGCCGCGCTGCAGCCACTTCCGTTCGAAGACCTCGAACGACCCCGGCGGCCGGAGGCGATCCCAGTCGTAGGCGACGTCGAGGAGGTTGCCGCACGCCGGGCAAGCCGTGAGCACCTCGTCGACGGAATACGTCGCGGCGCAGGCGGGATCGATGCACCGCTGGAAGGCGAGGTCGGTGCGGGCGAGAACGGACACGGGCAGGTCTCCGGCGACCCGCCGGTGGGCCGCGGGATGACGCCACTGGGTGTTGTCGGCAGAATCGACCAGGGTTCTGGGCCGGACCGGCCACCTGGTGGGAGACTAGGTCACACCCCGGGCGACGGCAAAGACAAGTGCCCCGAACAGCCTGCCAGTTTGACAGCCTCGAGGAATCGAGTACAAAAGAGTGCGCGGTTCAGCCCGAGGGGCCCTGGACCTCTGACAGGGGAGACGAGGGATGCGGACGATGAAAGCGGCCGAAATGAAGCCGTTTCGCCAGTCGCTCGAGGCGATTCGGGCCCGCCTTCGGGGGGATGTCAACACGATGGCCGATGCCGCGTTGCGGAAGAATCGCGCCGAGGCCAGCGGCGACCTGTCGACGATGCCGATCCACATGGCGGATCTGGGAAGCGACGCGTACGAGCAGGAGTTCACGCTCAGCTTGATGGCGTCGGAGGAAGACACCCTCGAATTGGTCGAAGCCGCGCTCGAGCGGATCCGGGCCAAGACATACGGCCAGTGTGAGGAGTGCGGGGGCGTGATCGCCAAGAAACGCCTTGAAGCCCTCCCATTCGCGCCGACGTGCATCCGCTGCGCGGAACGGCTCGAGTCGGGCGGGAGTCCGCGGCTGCCGCGGTGACCGACCGGTTCGGGTGACGCACACCATCGCCTCCGGCCGCGCGGCAGGTTGCGCTCGACCGTGCAGCCTGAATCCGGTCCTCGGCAGCCTGGCGGCCCCTGCTGTCCAAACAGCAAGGCATCGTGGGTTCAGGTATTCTGCAGCGACACTGTACCTTGTCTGAAAAGTAATTGTTCGGCGCCGCGGGCGTTGAATCCGTGGCCACGACCCGCGCCGGCCGCACACCTGCCGCTGTCTTTCCGTAGATCCGGGCGCGGGGGTTGTGAGGCCTCCGGCCTACGGGCGATCGAGGGGGGATGCTCGCGGGAGACACTCCGTGGCAAGGCGGAATCCCGATCACGCCTGCGAGCAGGGAAGGGCAAGGCTGATGGCAAGTCATCGAAAAATGTGGCTGGTGTTCATGCTGCTGGCGCTTGGGGCCGCCGCACTCGATCTGATCACCAAGCAGTGGCTGTTTTCCGTCCTGGGGATGCCGGGAAAACATCCCGGCATCGTCGTCGTTCCTGGAATCCTCTCGCTCGAGATGAATCTCAACGAAGGGGCATTGTTCGGCATCGGTCAGGGGTTCGGCATGGTGTTCGCGGCGATCTCGGTCGTCGCGATCGGCGGGATCGTGACGATGGTGTCGCGCCCCGCGACGCGCGGCGATCCGCGCCTCCTCGGCGCCCTCGGGCTGATCACCGGCGGCATCATCGGCAACCTGTACGATCGGCTCGGGCTGGCGGGACTTTCCTGGGAAGAGCCTGCCTCGCGCGCGGGAACCCCGGTGATCGCCGTCCGGGATTGGATCCACTTTCGACTCGACGGCGTGATCGACTGGCCGGTGTTCAACCTCGCCGATGCGTGGCTGGTGATCGGTGCCACCGCGCTGATCGCGATCTCGCTGCGGCCCGCGCGGGGCCCGCGCCTCGATCCGACGACCGACGAAAATCGGGCGGAAGATCCCGAGGACGGCCGCCCCGTGCAGGAGGCGACGCGGGCGTCTGCGGCGACCGCCGGCGGAACGCAATGACGATAGCCGACGAGCGCAGCGCCCGGGCCGGAGATGGCCGTTCCGCAGCACGGGCGTCGGATCCCGACGTGGCGGCGCGCCTCGACACCGCCCTCGATGCGGTCCGGGCGAGCACGGCAGCGACGCTCGCCTGGTTCCGTAATCCCGATCTCGGCGTCGAGGTCAAGGCGGACAACTCGCCGGTGACGATCGCCGATCGCGCCGCCGAGGAGGTGCTCCGTGGGCACCTGCTGCGGGCGTGGCCCGACGACGGATTCCTCGGCGAAGAGTCGGGCGCGGCGGTCGGCCGCAGCGGCTTCGAGTGGATCGTCGACCCGATCGACGGCACGAAGTCGTTCATCCGCGGCGTGCCGCTGTGGGCGACGCTGGTCGGCTGCCGGCGCGGAGGGCAGGGGGTGCTGGGGGTGATCGCGATCCCGGCCCTCGACGAAGCGGTCTATGCGGCCCGTGGCGGCGGAGCCTGGCATGTCGAGCGCGGCGGCGTCGCGACCCCCGCCCGGGTGTCACGGCGCGGCGTGCTGGCGACGGCGCTGGTCACCACCAGCGACTTCACCTCGTTCGGGAAGCGCCGGGACGAGGCTGCCGGTCGGGCTTCCCGCGGGGCCCTCGAACAGGCCTGCCAGGTGGCGCGCACCTGGGGCGATGGCTACGGCTACCTCTTGGTCGCCACGGGCCGCGCGGAGGTGATGGTCGATCCGGTGATGAACCCCTGGGATGCGGCGGCCGTTGAACCGGTGATTGCCGAGGCCGGGGGGCGGTTCACCGACTGGTTGGGCGAGCCCCGCATCGACGGAGGCGATGGCGTAGCCACCAACGGCCTCGTCCACGATGCAGTCCTCGCCCTGCTTGCCGACCGGCCGGGCCCGGGCCGCTGACGACCGGCCGCCGCGGCGCGCGGGTTGCGATGGCGCCAGCCCCCGCGCAACCCTTCCGGCGGGACAGACGGGCCGATCCCCTCCGACGCCTGGCCCCCGGGCGACTCGGCTTGCGGAAATCGGCCGATTCACTATGCTTTTTGGCTGGTTTTCCGGTTCCGTACCCGTTTCGAACAGGCTGGGTCACCGTGGCACGTTCCTGCGAAGTCTGCGGCAAGGGGTTCTCGATGGGGAACACCGTCACGATCCGCGGCAAGGCGAAGTACCTGGGCGGGGTGGGTACGAAGGTGACCGGGATTTCGCGCCGCAAATTCAAGCCCAACCTCCAGCGGCTCCGGGTCACGGTCGGGCAGGGGACGAGCACGTCGGTCCTCGCGTGCACGCAGTGCATCCGCTCGGGCCGGGTGACGAAGCTCGTTCGCCACAAGCCGTTTCGCCTGCCCACCGTCGAGACGCCCAAGACCGTGGCGGAGGACGTCGTTCCGTCGGGTCCCCGCGCACGGCCCTGAGCCGCTGACGGGGTTGGGCGACGGTCGGCGGTGACCACCGGGCCCCGCAGGGTGCCGTTCCCGTGCCGGCGGCTCGGTGCGGTTCCGGGGGTCGATTGGCCAAGGTGATCGTGCTGATTCCGCCAGGGGCGGCGTCTGCTACGCGAGCGAGTATTCCCGCCGAGGAGATCCACCGTCGATGAGCCTGTCCCCCGCCGAAGTCGCGAAGGTCGGACTGCTCGCCCGGCTGGCTCTGTCGCCCGCCGAGCTCGAGGGAATGGCGCGCGAACTGTCGTCGATCGTCGGCTTCGTGTCGCAGCTCGGTGACCTCGACGTCGCGAGCGTCGAGCCGCTCGCCCACCCGCTCGAGACCCGCAACGTGCTGCGGGCCGACACTGT carries:
- the dapB gene encoding 4-hydroxy-tetrahydrodipicolinate reductase, with translation MTDARAPQAGSSSSPVPRRLVVHGAAGRMGRRIVACAAGEPSAWRIVGALEAAGHPRTGDDAGTLAGVPALGVAVSDSWSGDADVVIDFSLPGAVAAIAAHSAERGIPLVVATTGLEPADQAAIMAASRRIAVLQAPSMSLAVNVAMDLVARAGALLRSAGERVDVEIVECHHRHKEDAPSGTALRFGSLVHEALGGGGVTHGREGRPGPRPAGEIGYHAVRAGDNPGEHTILFGLDGESLAVNVRATGRDCYARGALAAAAFLVGRPAGLYSMADVLGLG
- the thrC gene encoding threonine synthase; the protein is MSVLARTDLAFQRCIDPACAATYSVDEVLTACPACGNLLDVAYDWDRLRPPGSFEVFERKWLQRGDPLAVSGVWRFHELLPFAPRETLVTVGEGQTLLSVSDPVGAFVGLRPGRLHLQYEGLNPSGSFKDNGMAAAFSHARLIGARRAACASTGNTSASLALYCAVTRLMRGIIFIGSGKISYGKLSQALDYGALTIQIAGDFDDAMARVKEVAGKLGIYLVNSVNPFRLEGQKTIMFRVLESLGWDVPEWIVVPGGNLGNSSAFGKAFAELHALGLIDRIPRLAVINAAGANTLYELYERRGLRWLGGRADLAPACHYYDELDRDKKRADTIASAIEINRPVNLNKCLRALETCDGVVRQVSEQEILDAKAQVGAGGFGCEPASAASVAGARQLVAEGVIGRDERVVCILTGHQLKDPTATVAYHTTDQKLFNDTLGSRGVSRASFANRSVSVGNRIDEIVQAIDLYG
- a CDS encoding TraR/DksA family transcriptional regulator codes for the protein MKAAEMKPFRQSLEAIRARLRGDVNTMADAALRKNRAEASGDLSTMPIHMADLGSDAYEQEFTLSLMASEEDTLELVEAALERIRAKTYGQCEECGGVIAKKRLEALPFAPTCIRCAERLESGGSPRLPR
- a CDS encoding signal peptidase II; this encodes MASHRKMWLVFMLLALGAAALDLITKQWLFSVLGMPGKHPGIVVVPGILSLEMNLNEGALFGIGQGFGMVFAAISVVAIGGIVTMVSRPATRGDPRLLGALGLITGGIIGNLYDRLGLAGLSWEEPASRAGTPVIAVRDWIHFRLDGVIDWPVFNLADAWLVIGATALIAISLRPARGPRLDPTTDENRAEDPEDGRPVQEATRASAATAGGTQ
- a CDS encoding inositol monophosphatase, which translates into the protein MTIADERSARAGDGRSAARASDPDVAARLDTALDAVRASTAATLAWFRNPDLGVEVKADNSPVTIADRAAEEVLRGHLLRAWPDDGFLGEESGAAVGRSGFEWIVDPIDGTKSFIRGVPLWATLVGCRRGGQGVLGVIAIPALDEAVYAARGGGAWHVERGGVATPARVSRRGVLATALVTTSDFTSFGKRRDEAAGRASRGALEQACQVARTWGDGYGYLLVATGRAEVMVDPVMNPWDAAAVEPVIAEAGGRFTDWLGEPRIDGGDGVATNGLVHDAVLALLADRPGPGR
- the rpmB gene encoding 50S ribosomal protein L28: MAPAPAQPFRRDRRADPLRRLAPGRLGLRKSADSLCFLAGFPVPYPFRTGWVTVARSCEVCGKGFSMGNTVTIRGKAKYLGGVGTKVTGISRRKFKPNLQRLRVTVGQGTSTSVLACTQCIRSGRVTKLVRHKPFRLPTVETPKTVAEDVVPSGPRARP
- the gatC gene encoding Asp-tRNA(Asn)/Glu-tRNA(Gln) amidotransferase subunit GatC, whose product is MSLSPAEVAKVGLLARLALSPAELEGMARELSSIVGFVSQLGDLDVASVEPLAHPLETRNVLRADTVHDCLSTAEALQSAPRHDGECFLVPAVLGESGSA